The following nucleotide sequence is from Macaca fascicularis isolate 582-1 chromosome 15, T2T-MFA8v1.1.
TCCGGAGctggctgaggagggcagatctgAGGAGGCCCCAGGCTTCCAAGTCCAGGGACGGACGGCTGGACTCATCATCAGAATTAACCATTAGGCCCCccttgactcagtttccccatctgcaaccGGGGTCATGAGCGTTGCCCCATCCGCCGGAGGTGGTGCTGCCACAGGCCTGGGCTCACACATGGAAGGGCAGAGCgccaggagcagggaggggaCGGGGGGGGTTGGTGTCGTATGGGAACAGACGTCAGCCAGGGAAGGTGGACAGTTCTGGAGACGAGGGAGGAGATGGCTACAGGACACCGAATGTGCCCAGCGCCTGTGAACCGTGCGCCCAGAAAAGGCCAAGGAGATGCATTTTATGTTACGTGTATTTTACCacgattgttttttttttttaaaggccggGCGAGTTGGctcgggcctataatcccagcactttgggaggccgagatgggcagattgcttgagcctaggagtctgagaccagcctggccaacacggtgaaaccccatctctaccaaaaatacaaacactagccaggtgtggtggcgcacgtctgtggtcccaggCTAGTCAGcggcctgaggtgggtggaggctggagtgagccgagattgtgacactgccctccagcctgggtgatagagcaagaccctattaaaacaacaaaaatccccaCCAGTGTGGCTTTGAGAGGAGGCCTCGGCTTTGAAACCCTGCTCTGTGGCCTGGAGCAGTTACTCAGACTCATCTGCACAAAGCGGGGGGCCCTCAGGACTGTTGGGGGATCAAATGGCGGGGGACACTACTCTGCATGGAGAGGGGAGCAGCACTGGGAGCCCCCCAGTCAGCGCTGGCACAGCCTTGCCCCTGGTCATCTACCTCTGCTGGAGCTTTGGGGTGAGCTCCGTCCTCCTGGTTCCATCCCTGCCAGTTGCCCTGTGATGCGCAGGTACCATATCTGGGGTATGCCCAGAGCTTCCTGGCAGTGCAGCAGGGCACAGGCTTGGGGCGCTTGGAGCTGTTCAGAGACTTCAGGTGTCCCTTGGACATCCCTGGTCCCAACCACGATGGGCTGCTTGGACGAGGCCACCTCACGTTCACAGGTGCTCCAAGGGCAGCCGCCAGTGGGCTGGGCCCCTGCCAGAGTGGGGGCTGCTGGGGCCGGTGCTCAGGTGGCCAGGACCCTGGCTCTGTTCCTGCTCCTGGTGTGAACTCAGACAAGCCCCGAGCCCCCCGCCGCCTATTCATGGGGAAAGGTAACCCGGCCTGATTCTGTAGGGTAGGGGTGAGAGAAGGACTCGGTCTTGGCTGTTTTCTGGAAGAGCCTTTCGGAGGTCCTTTCAGAGGTGTCCACTGGCACTGACACTTTATTCCTGATGTGGCCCTGCCTTGAGGGGCCAGTGACCTTCCCCAGGGTGTGTGGGGCCCCATCTCCTCTGCAGGGGTGCAGAGGCTGCTCTCCCTGACGTGGGTCCTTCATGGTGGACGTGAGAGCCAGTGCCGCTTCCTTTCCGGCTGGGTCCCCTGTGGGGTGTTTGAGGACTGGGCAGGCCCCTGGACGTGGATTTGGAAGTGGGCGCCTGCCCATGCTCCTAGCATCCGAGTTCCAGAGGCTCTGGGTTTTCCCCTGTTgctggggagatggaggcagggcaGCCATCCAGGTGGATGAGCCGGGCCCGGGACTCTGTCCCTTCGGCTCCCTCCCGTGTGTCTCCCGGTCTCCTGCCCTGCGCCAGGAGGGCCCCTCCCCGGCCTCCTCCGCACCCCACCCCCAGGCCTCCGCGCCCCAGCCTCGGCTGCGGGATCTGCGGGGCCCGTGTTCACGGTGGCCTCCCCTGCAGCATCATCAGCTGGTTCGTGCGAAGCTTCAAGTACTTCTATGGGCTCCGCTTCAAGGTGCGGGACCAGCATAGGCTGCAGGAGGCCCGGCCCTGCGTCATCGTCTCCAACCACCAGAGCATCCTGGACATGATGGGTAGGCCGGGCATCCGGGGCGGCTTCCGGGTTCTGAGTGGGGCCCGCTGAGCTGGGGCTGTGCGGGGCTGGGGCGGGGTCCCGAGGACGAAGACACAGAGGACAAGACACTGCCTGTGCCTGGGCGAGCCTGGCCTCAGTCCCTCCCTCAGGGCCAGACACAGAGGCTCGGAGGCCACACGACCCGCCCAGGTAGCCAGGGAGAAGGCAGGGCCCCAGGCAGGTCTGTGGGTGCTCAGCGACTGTCTCCCCCTctccccgtctctctctctctgtctcccaggcctcATGGAGGTCCTTCCGGAGCGCTGCGTGCAGATCGCCAAGCGGGAGCTGCTCTTCCTGGGCCCCGTGGGCCTCATCATGTACCTCGGGGGCGTCTTCTTCATCAACCGGCAGCGCTCTAGCACTGCCATGACGGTGATGGCCGACCTGGGCGAGCGCATGGTCAGGGAGAACGTGAGTGTGCAGGGCCGGGGCTGGGTGGGGTCGGGGTGGGGCCCGGGCGGGGTCAGGCGGGGACCAGCCTGTGACTTGGTTTTGGCAGAAAAAACCCCACATCGTCCTTGCTCCTCAGATCGGGTCCCACGCCAGCTGCTTCACCGAGTGCGGCTTCTTCGGAGGGGAGGGAGCGCCGCCTTTCTGGGGTGGCCTGGGCGTGAGGTCAGCCCAGGCTCTTCTCTCCCTGCAGCTCAAAGTGTGGATCTACCCCGAGGGTACTCGTAACGACAACGGGGACCTGCTGCCTTTTAAGAAAGGTGCTTTCTACCTGGCGGTCCAGGCACAGGTAGGCCGAGCCCAGCCCTCCCGGGGGGGTGCAGGCTGCGGAGGCGGGGTCAGGCTGGCTTAAGGCAGGAGGTGACCACTCAGCCAAGCTGAGGACCCTTGGCAGGCAAGGGACTCCTCCCACTGAGTTGGGGACAGGGCCTCCTTGCCCCTTCCCACACTTGCCCCCTGACCGGCCAGGGAGGGCAGCCCCTTAGGCTTTCGCCCACACAGAGCCCCGAGTGACCAGCTGCCCTTGGTGAGCACCCAGGACGTGGCCTGTGAGGCTGGGCAGGTAGAGGGGTGGGAAGCCGGGCCGCTGGCCTCTGCCCGCCAGGCTCTCAGGAGGCTCATTCTGGGCCCGTGCCTGGCTGGGGTGGGCATCAGGGCATGGGCAGTGGGTCTGGACAAGCCAGGCTTTTGGTGTAGCGGCGGGTCGGGCCAGAGCTTGGGGTGGGTGGAGCTCATTGTGAGCGGCACCTGCAGACTCTGGACTTCCTGGTCCCCAGCCTCCAGGGGTGCAGCGTGTCCTAGGGTGTCTGGGAGAGGCCAGGGTATACCCAACCCCACAGCACCTGTCCTGCCCCTGCCGCTGTGCTGGGGAGAGCTGCGTCAGGAGAAGGAGCTTTTACCCTACCTGGGTGGGGTCTCACTCAGGGCCGGGGTCTCAGGTCCTTCCCTCACACTGGCCTGTAGTGGCCCCCGGTGCCTGACCCTGTGcaaggtgggtgggagggggccCTCCTTCCGGAGGCTCCCAGCTAAGGCTGTGAGGCCTGGGGAGCCCCGGAGGCACTGGGCTGGGCGGGCATCCGTGGGCTCTGATCCCAGCCCTGCCCAGGTGCAGGACACACCTGCCCAGCCTGGGGCTGATGTCACTTCCCTTTGGGGGCGGAGTGACGGCTGGATCGGCtctgggagaggagaggggagatggGAGGCTGTGATGGGGGAGGCTGGGGGTGGCGGCAGCCAGGAGACTGCTCCCAGTCCCCAGCCTACCTGCcggccccctccctccctgctcccagtCCCCACCTACCTGCtggccccctccctccctgcctccagtccCCAGCCTACTTGCCGGCCCCCTGGAGGTTCCCTGGCTGCCTCAGGTTAATGATCACCCCCAAGTGCCCTTGGATTTGACCCCGGTGGCTTCCAGGAACACCAGCAGGCTCCACCCCTTCCCCGGCTAGAGCTGCCTCCCTCACTAGCTTCCTGGGATGGAGAGAGGACTGGGAGGGAGGCGTGGGCAGGGAAGAGCGCCATAACCTCCTCCTACATCGGACAGGGCCCTGCCCCACTGGCTAGCTACACATCCAGTACGGGGACAGGCGTGAACCAGACAAATAAGTGCTAGCTCAGGAGGGTTTCCTAGAGGAGGTAAGTAGAGATTTGCAGGATGAGCTTTGCAACTCTGGGCCAACCAGAGCAGGACAGGTATCCCAGGTCCCAAGGGCAGGACAGCCACAAGGACCCATGGCAGCAGCGAAGGCAGGGGCAGGTGGGCCACAGGACAGGGCTCCCCAACCATATGCAGCCCGGGGTGTGCCCGGCCTGTCCCCAGGGCTGCCTCAGCCGCGTGTCTCCCTGCCCACAGGTGCCCATCGTCCCCGTGGTGtactcctccttctcctccttctacAACACCAAGAAGAAGTTATTCACCTCAGGTACCCCCACTTGTGTACACCCCGGGTGTAGGCCCTGCCTGACCCTATGGTCACGGAGCCCCGGGCCCCTCGTCGTTCCCATTTCTGGGTGGCACCCGTGGCGTGGCCACATGGTGACCATGTGGCGAATGAgtgactcaggctggagtccCGGCTCTGGGCTTCATGATCTCATGGCAGTCACCCTTCCCAGTGGCCCCGTGAGATGGGTGGTGCTGGGCccattttttagatgaggaaactgaggctccaagagggTAGCCTGGATGCCCGGCTTTGCACGGATAGACCCCAGCTGTGCACACAGCTTGGGGGCCTTGAGGTGGCCTCCTCCAGGGCTGAAGGGTGGCCTCTGAGCCCGTGCGTCCAGGCTGATGCCTGCATGGGGTAGATGGAGCCCAGGCAACCCAAGGGCACAGGCGGCGAGGCTCACAGCCTCTGGCCCTCCCAGCCAGTTCCCAGAACATGGGTACCTGGTGCCCAGGTGGGACAGTGGGGTCAAAGTTGGAAAGCAGTGGGGGAACCCAGCTCCATCTCTCCCACAGCCCCCCGTATGGAGTgcagaggccaggcagtggggcAGGGGCGATCGGGAAGGGGGGCTTTCTGGGGGCGGTAACGGGAGCATAGACTTGTCGAAACTGGCATGAAGGCCAGGCAGCTATCGGTGTTACTGCACCAACATTACTGCAATTAAAATAACCCACCACGGCTAGGGAGTCCAGGAGAAGAGCCTGGCCTCAGGGGCTTCCCAGGGAGTGGCTATGGGGGGCCGGGGAGAGGTGAGGCTGGGGCAGCAGGGCTGAGGTGGGCCCCAGCTCCCCACAGGCTGCTGAGGTCTGTTGCTCCCCATGGCAGGAACAGTCACAGTGCAGGTGTTGGAAGCCATCCCCACCAGCGGCCTCACCGAGGCGGATGTCCCTGCACTCGTGGACACCTGCCACCGGGCCATGAGGACCACCTTCCTCCACATCTCCAAGACCCCCCAGGAGAACGGGGCCACTGCGGGGCCTGGCGTGCAGCTG
It contains:
- the AGPAT2 gene encoding 1-acyl-sn-glycerol-3-phosphate acyltransferase beta, with the protein product MELWPCLAAALLLLLLLVQLSRAAEFYAKVALYCALCFAMSAVASLVCLLRHGGRTVENMSIISWFVRSFKYFYGLRFKVRDQHRLQEARPCVIVSNHQSILDMMGLMEVLPERCVQIAKRELLFLGPVGLIMYLGGVFFINRQRSSTAMTVMADLGERMVRENLKVWIYPEGTRNDNGDLLPFKKGAFYLAVQAQVPIVPVVYSSFSSFYNTKKKLFTSGTVTVQVLEAIPTSGLTEADVPALVDTCHRAMRTTFLHISKTPQENGATAGPGVQLAQ